A genomic stretch from Pseudomonas alkylphenolica includes:
- a CDS encoding GspH/FimT family protein: protein MSSGLQRQVAAKDLAQALRTARSEALLRNSNVRLQALEADWSKGWQMIVEHDSPQLLHEWRSNGRTIIVGNQPVARQVGFNGLGVPLREGGAFQAGTLHVCQRPEALSHYQVVLSHTGRVSLRDALIKQPLCAAAGSDQ, encoded by the coding sequence ATGAGTAGCGGACTACAGCGGCAGGTTGCGGCCAAAGACCTGGCCCAGGCGCTACGCACCGCGCGCAGTGAGGCGCTGCTGCGCAATAGCAACGTGCGCCTGCAAGCTCTGGAGGCAGACTGGAGTAAGGGCTGGCAGATGATTGTCGAGCACGACAGCCCGCAACTGCTGCATGAATGGCGCAGCAATGGACGAACGATCATTGTTGGAAACCAGCCGGTGGCCCGGCAGGTAGGTTTCAATGGCCTGGGTGTGCCTCTGCGGGAGGGAGGCGCCTTTCAGGCCGGGACGCTGCATGTTTGCCAACGTCCCGAAGCGCTGAGTCACTATCAGGTGGTGCTGTCGCACACCGGCAGAGTCAGCCTGCGTGATGCGTTGATCAAGCAGCCGCTGTGCGCGGCTGCCGGGTCAGATCAATGA
- the thiO gene encoding glycine oxidase ThiO: MTKQVVIVGGGVIGLLTAFNLAAEVEQVVLCDRGELGQESSWAGGGIVSPLYPWRYSPAVTALAHWSQDFYPQLGERLFTSTGVDPEVHTTGLYWLDLDDEAEALAWAEREGRPLSAVDISAAYDAVPVLGAGFQRAIYMAGVANVRNPRLVKSLKAALQAMPNVSIREHCEITGFSQQDGRITGVETADGLIAGERVVLTAGAWSGDLLRLLGLELPVEPVKGQMILFKCAEDFLPSMVLAKGRYAIPRRDGHILVGSTLEHAGYDKTPTAEALESLKASAIELLPALADATPVGHWAGLRPGSPEGIPYIGEVPGWQGLWLNCGHYRNGLVLAPASCQLFADLLLGREPIIDPRPYAPAGRLTGE; this comes from the coding sequence ATGACCAAGCAAGTAGTGATAGTCGGCGGCGGAGTGATCGGCCTGCTGACAGCGTTCAACCTGGCGGCCGAGGTCGAGCAGGTGGTGCTGTGTGATCGCGGTGAGCTGGGACAGGAATCGTCCTGGGCCGGTGGCGGCATTGTTTCGCCGCTCTATCCCTGGCGCTACAGCCCTGCAGTGACAGCGCTGGCGCACTGGTCGCAGGATTTCTATCCACAGCTGGGTGAGCGTTTGTTCACCAGTACCGGGGTGGATCCCGAGGTGCATACCACCGGCCTGTACTGGCTGGACCTGGACGACGAAGCCGAGGCTCTGGCCTGGGCCGAGCGGGAAGGGCGGCCATTGAGTGCGGTGGATATCTCTGCCGCCTATGATGCGGTGCCAGTACTCGGCGCCGGTTTCCAGCGCGCTATCTACATGGCGGGCGTGGCCAACGTGCGTAACCCGCGCCTGGTCAAATCGCTCAAGGCGGCGCTGCAGGCGATGCCTAACGTGAGTATTCGCGAGCACTGCGAAATCACCGGCTTCAGCCAGCAGGACGGGCGTATCACCGGGGTCGAGACGGCTGACGGGCTGATTGCTGGCGAGCGCGTGGTGCTGACTGCCGGTGCCTGGAGTGGCGATCTGTTGCGTCTCCTGGGCCTGGAGTTGCCGGTCGAGCCGGTCAAAGGGCAGATGATTCTGTTCAAATGCGCCGAAGACTTCCTGCCGAGCATGGTGCTGGCCAAGGGGCGCTACGCCATCCCGCGGCGGGACGGCCATATTCTGGTGGGCAGTACCCTGGAGCATGCCGGGTACGACAAGACCCCGACCGCCGAAGCCCTGGAAAGCCTCAAGGCTTCAGCCATCGAGTTGCTCCCGGCGTTGGCCGACGCTACGCCGGTTGGCCATTGGGCGGGTTTGCGTCCGGGATCGCCCGAGGGCATACCTTACATTGGTGAAGTGCCGGGCTGGCAGGGTTTGTGGCTGAACTGCGGGCATTACCGCAACGGCCTGGTGCTGGCGCCGGCGTCCTGCCAGTTGTTTGCCGACCTGCTACTGGGCCGTGAACCGATCATCGATCCACGGCCTTATGCGCCAGCAGGGCGATTGACCGGAGAGTAA
- the rluD gene encoding 23S rRNA pseudouridine(1911/1915/1917) synthase RluD: MSEIIQLSAEVPSELGGQRLDQVAAQLFAEHSRSRLSTWIKEGRLTVDGAVLRPRDIVHGGSLLALEAEQEAQGEWVAQDIELDIVYEDDHILVINKPAGLVVHPAAGHADGTLLNALLHHVPDIINVPRAGIVHRLDKDTTGLMVVAKTIQAQTQLVAQLQSRSVSRIYECIVIGVVTAGGKINAPIGRHGGQRQRMAVTEGGKPAVSHYRVLERFRSHTHVRVKLETGRTHQIRVHMAHVNFPLVGDPVYGGRFRIPPAASQTMVEALKTFPRQALHARFLELDHPVTGERMGWESSLPDDFVWLLSLLKQDREAFVG, from the coding sequence ATGTCCGAGATCATTCAACTTAGCGCAGAGGTGCCGTCCGAATTGGGCGGGCAACGCCTCGACCAAGTCGCCGCCCAATTGTTCGCTGAGCACTCGCGCTCGCGCCTTTCCACCTGGATCAAGGAGGGGCGCCTGACGGTCGATGGCGCCGTCCTGCGTCCGCGCGATATCGTCCACGGCGGCTCGCTGCTGGCCCTTGAGGCCGAGCAGGAAGCCCAGGGCGAGTGGGTGGCCCAGGACATCGAGCTGGATATCGTCTATGAAGACGACCACATACTGGTGATCAACAAGCCTGCCGGGCTGGTGGTCCACCCGGCTGCGGGCCACGCTGATGGCACCCTGCTCAACGCACTGCTGCACCACGTGCCGGACATCATCAATGTCCCGCGCGCCGGCATCGTCCACCGCCTGGACAAGGACACCACCGGTCTGATGGTGGTGGCCAAGACCATCCAGGCGCAGACCCAACTGGTTGCCCAGTTGCAAAGCCGCAGTGTCAGCCGCATCTATGAATGTATCGTGATCGGTGTGGTCACCGCCGGTGGCAAGATCAATGCCCCGATTGGCCGCCATGGCGGGCAACGCCAGCGCATGGCCGTGACCGAAGGCGGCAAGCCGGCTGTCAGTCACTACCGCGTGCTGGAGCGCTTCCGTTCGCATACCCATGTGCGGGTCAAGCTGGAAACCGGGCGTACCCACCAGATTCGTGTGCACATGGCTCACGTGAACTTCCCGTTGGTCGGCGATCCGGTCTACGGCGGTCGCTTCCGCATTCCGCCAGCGGCCAGCCAGACCATGGTCGAAGCCCTCAAGACTTTCCCGCGTCAGGCCCTGCATGCGCGTTTCCTGGAACTGGATCACCCGGTGACCGGCGAGCGTATGGGCTGGGAATCGTCGCTGCCGGACGATTTCGTCTGGCTGCTGTCGCTGCTCAAGCAGGACCGCGAGGCGTTCGTCGGATGA
- a CDS encoding PP0621 family protein, with protein sequence MVRLLFWIALIAAAFWLWRKFKASNAVKPDNSLEDPLKMVRCAHCGVHLPSDRALHRGAQWYCSQAHLEQGPGDQR encoded by the coding sequence ATGGTTCGCCTACTTTTCTGGATCGCCCTGATCGCCGCCGCTTTCTGGCTGTGGCGCAAGTTCAAGGCCAGCAATGCTGTTAAACCCGACAACAGCCTCGAAGACCCGCTGAAAATGGTGCGCTGCGCCCATTGCGGCGTGCACCTGCCCAGTGACCGCGCCCTGCATCGGGGAGCACAGTGGTATTGCAGCCAGGCGCATCTGGAGCAAGGGCCCGGCGATCAGCGCTGA
- the pilV gene encoding type IV pilus modification protein PilV has protein sequence MDGWQQQGMTLIEVLVAMAVLGLGLFAAAGLQVRALQATESALRSTQAAYLAHGVLEQARAGETLRNQDSGQ, from the coding sequence ATGGATGGCTGGCAGCAACAAGGCATGACGTTGATTGAAGTGCTGGTGGCGATGGCTGTGTTGGGGCTGGGTTTGTTTGCCGCCGCCGGTTTGCAGGTGCGGGCCTTGCAGGCCACCGAAAGCGCATTGCGTAGCACCCAGGCGGCCTATCTGGCCCATGGCGTGCTCGAGCAGGCCCGTGCTGGCGAGACGTTACGTAATCAGGACTCCGGGCAGTGA
- the pgeF gene encoding peptidoglycan editing factor PgeF, protein MSELTHALLIPDWPAPAAVRACVTTRSGGVSLPPYESFNLGDHVGDAPDAVTENRRRLTAEFGIQPAWLKQVHGVVVADADPGVIAEADASWTATPGIACTVMTADCLPLLFCDRAGTRVAAAHAGWRGLANGVIEATLDRLNLPPEEVLVWLGPAIGPQAFEVGLEVRDAFTTVHPETAQAFVPGVRPDKLMADIYTLARLRLAARGVNAVYGGGLCTVSDPRFYSYRCTPQGGRFASLIWLAPR, encoded by the coding sequence ATGAGTGAGCTGACGCACGCCCTGCTGATCCCGGACTGGCCTGCGCCGGCCGCGGTTCGCGCGTGCGTCACCACCCGCTCTGGCGGGGTCAGCCTGCCGCCTTATGAAAGCTTCAATCTCGGTGACCATGTCGGCGATGCGCCGGATGCAGTAACCGAGAACCGTCGTCGCCTGACCGCCGAGTTCGGCATCCAGCCCGCCTGGCTCAAGCAGGTGCATGGCGTCGTGGTGGCAGATGCCGACCCTGGCGTAATCGCCGAAGCCGACGCCAGCTGGACCGCCACCCCAGGCATTGCCTGCACGGTGATGACCGCCGATTGCCTGCCGTTGCTGTTCTGCGACCGTGCCGGCACCCGTGTCGCGGCTGCCCATGCTGGCTGGCGCGGTCTGGCCAACGGGGTCATCGAGGCCACCCTGGACCGCCTGAACCTGCCACCTGAAGAGGTGTTGGTGTGGCTGGGCCCGGCCATTGGCCCGCAAGCCTTCGAAGTCGGTCTGGAAGTGCGCGATGCCTTCACGACCGTTCATCCGGAAACTGCCCAGGCCTTCGTGCCCGGTGTACGCCCGGATAAACTGATGGCCGACATCTATACCCTGGCGCGTCTGCGTCTGGCCGCCCGTGGTGTAAATGCGGTGTATGGCGGTGGTTTGTGCACCGTGAGCGATCCACGCTTCTATTCTTATCGGTGTACTCCGCAAGGTGGACGCTTCGCCTCATTGATCTGGCTGGCCCCGCGCTGA
- a CDS encoding outer membrane protein assembly factor BamD: MQVKHLLLIAILGLTAACSSKEVVDENLSEAELYQQAQADLDNHSYTSATSKLKALESRYPFGRYADQAQLELIYANYKNAEPEAAKSAAERFIRLHPQHPNVDYAYYLKGLTSFDQDRGLLARFLPLDMTKRDPGAARDSYNEFAQLTSRFPNSRYSPDAKQRMIYLRNLLASYEIHVADYYLTRQAYVAAANRGRYVVENFQETPSVGDGLAVMTEAYMRLHLDELAATSLETLKLNYPDHPSLVDGQFQPKQDEADNRSWLSKATLGLIETEAPLPPGETRANQDVIKQYEDAKEAIPAELLPENSDAVEEEQHEAEGNNDDRSWFSYMTFGVFD, from the coding sequence ATGCAAGTGAAACACCTGCTGCTGATCGCCATCCTCGGACTGACCGCTGCTTGTTCTTCGAAGGAAGTCGTCGACGAAAACCTGAGCGAAGCCGAGCTGTACCAGCAGGCGCAGGCCGATCTGGACAACCACAGCTACACCAGCGCCACCAGCAAGCTCAAGGCCCTGGAATCGCGTTATCCGTTCGGCCGATATGCCGATCAGGCCCAGCTTGAGCTGATCTACGCGAACTACAAGAACGCCGAGCCAGAAGCCGCCAAGTCGGCCGCCGAGCGTTTCATTCGCTTGCATCCTCAGCACCCGAACGTCGACTACGCCTATTACCTCAAGGGCCTGACCTCTTTCGATCAGGACCGTGGCCTGCTGGCGCGCTTCCTGCCACTGGACATGACCAAGCGTGACCCGGGTGCTGCCCGCGATTCGTACAACGAGTTCGCCCAGCTGACCAGCCGCTTCCCCAACAGCCGTTACTCGCCAGATGCCAAACAGCGCATGATCTACCTGCGCAACCTGCTGGCGTCCTACGAAATCCACGTCGCCGACTACTACCTGACCCGTCAGGCCTATGTCGCCGCCGCCAACCGTGGCCGCTACGTGGTCGAGAACTTCCAGGAAACCCCATCGGTCGGCGACGGCCTGGCGGTGATGACCGAAGCCTACATGCGTCTGCACCTGGACGAACTGGCCGCCACCAGCCTGGAAACTCTCAAGCTCAACTACCCGGATCACCCGAGCCTGGTCGATGGCCAGTTCCAGCCCAAGCAGGATGAAGCCGACAACCGCTCCTGGCTGTCCAAGGCTACCCTGGGCCTGATCGAGACCGAAGCGCCGCTGCCGCCGGGTGAAACCCGCGCCAACCAGGACGTGATCAAACAGTACGAAGACGCCAAGGAAGCGATTCCGGCCGAACTGCTGCCAGAGAACAGCGACGCCGTCGAAGAAGAGCAACACGAAGCGGAAGGCAACAACGACGACCGCTCCTGGTTCAGCTACATGACCTTTGGCGTGTTCGACTGA
- a CDS encoding PilW family protein has translation MTRQAGFSLLEAMLALSLGLLVLLGANRLFITASQSWQAQEAAARMQEDARHALQRLAQSIRMAGMFGCLRHDAMVFHDPLAADAFAQPVQITRGADGRLQRLSLISAEVVQASGRPDWTLVTDCRTQANVYAGIRAPEAGQFAVPIRRQDYRLVANELRLRSGASDGALVDGVGELQLELIRDGSSGISVVHLALTLTDPQQRVRPQTYRTSIALGNRSVGS, from the coding sequence GTGACCAGGCAAGCGGGTTTCAGCCTGCTGGAAGCGATGCTGGCCCTGAGCCTGGGATTGCTGGTGTTACTCGGTGCCAATCGCCTGTTTATTACCGCAAGCCAGTCCTGGCAGGCGCAAGAGGCGGCGGCGCGGATGCAGGAGGATGCGCGTCACGCCCTGCAGCGTCTGGCCCAGAGTATTCGCATGGCAGGAATGTTCGGTTGTCTGCGTCACGACGCTATGGTCTTCCACGACCCCTTGGCTGCAGATGCATTCGCGCAGCCTGTGCAAATCACTCGCGGCGCGGATGGGCGCCTGCAGCGTTTGAGCCTGATCAGTGCCGAGGTTGTGCAAGCCAGTGGCCGGCCGGACTGGACCCTGGTCACCGACTGTCGAACGCAGGCAAATGTGTATGCGGGTATTCGGGCGCCTGAAGCGGGGCAGTTTGCCGTGCCCATCCGGCGTCAGGATTACCGACTGGTAGCCAATGAGTTGCGCCTGCGTAGCGGGGCAAGTGATGGGGCACTGGTAGACGGGGTCGGTGAGTTGCAGCTTGAACTGATCAGGGACGGTTCCTCTGGTATTTCCGTTGTGCACCTCGCCCTGACCCTGACCGACCCACAGCAACGCGTGAGGCCACAGACTTATCGAACAAGCATTGCCCTGGGCAATCGATCGGTTGGGTCATGA
- the ispH gene encoding 4-hydroxy-3-methylbut-2-enyl diphosphate reductase, with amino-acid sequence MQIKLANPRGFCAGVDRAIEIVNRALEVFGPPIYVRHEVVHNKFVVEDLRARGAIFVEELDQVPNDVIVIFSAHGVSQAVRQEAAGRGLKVFDATCPLVTKVHIEVARYSRDGRECILIGHEGHPEVEGTMGQYDASNGGAIYLVEDEEDVAQLQVNNPDKLAFVTQTTLSMDDTSRVIDALRARFPNIGGPRKDDICYATQNRQDAVKQLADECDVVLVVGSPNSSNSNRLRELAERMSTPAYLIDGAEDLQKSWFDGVERIGITAGASAPEVLVRGVIEQLRAWGATGAEELDGREENITFSMPKELRVRSLI; translated from the coding sequence ATGCAAATCAAACTCGCCAACCCTCGCGGCTTCTGCGCGGGCGTGGATCGGGCGATCGAGATCGTCAACCGCGCCCTGGAAGTCTTCGGTCCGCCGATCTATGTGCGTCACGAAGTGGTGCACAACAAGTTCGTGGTCGAAGACCTGCGCGCCCGCGGCGCCATCTTTGTCGAAGAACTGGACCAGGTGCCGAATGACGTCATCGTCATCTTCAGCGCTCACGGTGTTTCCCAGGCTGTGCGCCAGGAAGCAGCCGGGCGCGGTCTGAAAGTGTTCGATGCAACCTGCCCGCTGGTCACCAAGGTGCATATTGAGGTGGCGCGCTACAGCCGCGACGGCCGCGAATGCATCCTGATCGGCCACGAAGGTCATCCGGAAGTCGAAGGCACCATGGGCCAGTACGACGCCAGTAACGGCGGCGCAATCTACCTGGTCGAAGACGAGGAAGACGTAGCCCAGCTGCAGGTCAATAACCCGGACAAACTGGCCTTTGTGACCCAGACGACCCTGTCGATGGATGACACCAGCCGTGTGATTGATGCCCTGCGTGCGCGCTTCCCGAACATCGGCGGACCGCGCAAGGACGACATCTGCTACGCTACCCAGAACCGCCAGGATGCGGTGAAACAGCTGGCCGACGAATGTGATGTGGTCCTGGTAGTGGGCAGTCCGAACAGCTCCAACTCCAACCGCCTACGTGAGCTGGCCGAGCGTATGTCGACGCCGGCTTACCTGATCGACGGTGCCGAAGACCTGCAGAAAAGCTGGTTTGACGGTGTCGAGCGCATCGGTATCACTGCTGGTGCCTCGGCGCCGGAAGTGCTGGTGCGCGGTGTGATCGAGCAACTCAGGGCGTGGGGCGCCACCGGCGCCGAAGAGCTGGATGGCCGCGAAGAGAACATCACCTTCTCGATGCCCAAGGAGCTGCGGGTTCGTTCATTGATCTGA
- a CDS encoding type IV pilin protein, with translation MRPQKGLSLIELLIVIAVVGILASIAYPSYSDQVRKAARTEIVGLLFTSAQQLERHYSRAGQYSDSETQVTPLASGTAHYRLQAVRDKESFTLLARRLPGGLMMADPCGDYVLDQTGVRGNPESIGDAGSGCWGG, from the coding sequence ATGAGGCCGCAGAAAGGATTGAGCCTGATCGAACTGTTGATTGTCATCGCTGTGGTCGGCATTCTGGCGAGCATTGCCTACCCCAGTTACAGTGATCAGGTCAGAAAAGCGGCTCGCACGGAAATTGTCGGCTTGCTGTTCACCAGCGCGCAGCAGCTGGAGCGCCATTACTCTCGTGCGGGACAATACAGCGATAGCGAAACACAAGTGACGCCATTGGCGAGCGGCACCGCTCACTATCGCTTGCAAGCGGTACGCGACAAGGAGTCTTTCACCCTGTTGGCACGACGCCTTCCCGGTGGCCTGATGATGGCTGATCCGTGCGGTGACTATGTGCTTGACCAGACGGGTGTGCGCGGTAATCCCGAAAGCATCGGGGATGCCGGCAGTGGTTGCTGGGGTGGCTGA